The Tamandua tetradactyla isolate mTamTet1 chromosome 5, mTamTet1.pri, whole genome shotgun sequence genome window below encodes:
- the TAF11 gene encoding transcription initiation factor TFIID subunit 11 encodes MENACESPTDKSGETRESDETPAVPLCSGATDTDIIREETDGDGDGDLKEAGTEDGEFESQDTSDLTAVEREDSTLLTPAAKKLKIDNKEKKEKKQKVDEDEIQKMQILVSSFSEEQLNRYEMYRRSAFPKAAIKRLIQSITGTSVSQNVVIAMSGISKVFVGEVVEEALDVCEKWGEMPPLQPKHMREAVRRLKSKGQIPNSKHKKIIFF; translated from the exons ATGGAAAATGCCTGCGAGTCGCCCACAGACAAAAGTGGAGAGACAAGGGAGTCGGATGAGACGCCTGCGGTTCCCTTGTGCTCCGGCGCCACCGACACAGATATAATCCGGGAGGAAACTGACGGGGACGGAGATGGGGACTTGAAAGAAGCCGGAACGGAGGATGGCGAG tTCGAGAGTCAGGACACCTCAGATTTAACAGCAGTTGAAAGGGAAGACTCAACATTACTTACTCCTGCagccaaaaaactgaaaatagataacaaagaaaagaaagagaagaagcagAAAGTTGATGAAGATGAGATTCAGAAGATGCA AAtcctggtttcttctttttctgaggAGCAGCTGAACCGTTATGAAATGTATCGCCGGTCAGCTTTCCCTAAGGCAGCCATTAAAAGG TTGATCCAATCCATCACTGGCACCTCTGTGTCTCAGAATGTTGTTATTGCCATGTCTGGTATTTCCAAGGTCTTCGTCGGGGAGGTGGTAGAAGAAG CACTGGATGTGTGTGAGAAGTGGGGAGAGATGCCACCACTACAACCCAAGCATATGAGGGAGGCTGTTCGGAGGTTAAAGTCAAAGGGGCAGATCCCTAACTCTAAGCACAAAAAAATCATCTTCTTCTAG